In a genomic window of Candidatus Hydrogenedentota bacterium:
- a CDS encoding PIG-L family deacetylase — MEFNMTSAQFFVPDGLEAEAALARTTHMAVGAHQDDIEIMAYDGIVKCFQQTGKWYCGIVVTNGSGSPRDDVYKEYTDEQMREVRVIEQKKAAVVGEYGSQILLDYPSKAVKDGGDKRPVEDLAKILKLAKPEVVYTHNLTDKHETHIGVTLKVIEAIRSLPKKDRPKALYGCEVWRDLDWMVDSDKVAFDCSAHENLQMALLGVFDSQIAGGKRYDLATMGRRRAHATYHASHATDKTTGITFGMDLTPLITDDDMDVADFAQELIRRFATDVAVRIGQLRG, encoded by the coding sequence ATTGAATTCAACATGACCTCGGCGCAGTTCTTCGTGCCGGACGGATTGGAGGCCGAGGCGGCGCTGGCGCGCACCACCCACATGGCGGTCGGCGCACACCAGGATGACATCGAGATCATGGCGTACGACGGCATCGTTAAGTGCTTTCAGCAGACCGGCAAGTGGTATTGCGGTATCGTCGTGACCAACGGCAGCGGTTCGCCGCGCGATGACGTATACAAAGAGTACACCGACGAACAGATGCGCGAAGTGCGCGTGATCGAACAGAAGAAGGCGGCTGTCGTCGGTGAGTACGGGTCGCAAATTCTGCTCGACTATCCCAGCAAGGCCGTGAAAGACGGTGGCGACAAGCGGCCCGTCGAAGACCTCGCAAAAATCCTGAAGCTCGCAAAACCGGAAGTCGTTTATACGCACAACCTCACGGACAAACACGAGACCCATATCGGCGTCACGCTGAAGGTCATCGAGGCTATCCGCTCGCTGCCAAAGAAGGACCGCCCAAAGGCGCTGTACGGCTGCGAGGTGTGGCGCGATCTCGATTGGATGGTGGACAGCGACAAAGTCGCGTTCGATTGCTCGGCACACGAGAACCTTCAGATGGCGCTGCTCGGCGTGTTCGATTCGCAGATCGCCGGCGGCAAACGCTACGACCTTGCCACAATGGGCCGCCGCCGCGCGCATGCGACCTATCATGCGTCCCATGCGACCGACAAGACGACCGGCATTACCTTCGGCATGGACCTCACACCGCTCATTACCGACGATGACATGGACGTGGCCGATTTCGCGCAGGAACTCATCCGCCGCTTCGCAACCGATGTGGCCGTGCGCATCGGGCAGTTGCGCGGCTAG
- a CDS encoding ABC transporter ATP-binding protein, with the protein MTPLIEMSSISFAYESGKSVLENVTASLGDGELVGIVGPNGCGKSTLLKLMSGALRPVTGTVRIGGLASNALRPMQRARIVAFLPQSVNPIFSMRVSEAVGLGRFPHVGAFGTLSAHDRAVTDRCLTETETATLRDRDFLSLSGGERQRVLLASVLAQEPRALLLDEPTSSLDIHHQIEIFALLRRIRNDHRGIAVVTHDINLAARFCDRILLLGCASRGILASGCAGEVVTEPLLSRAYGAAIRVCAHPLTGTPLVTVDALAEPRQ; encoded by the coding sequence GTGACGCCGCTCATCGAAATGTCCTCGATCTCGTTTGCGTACGAATCGGGAAAGTCTGTGCTCGAGAACGTGACGGCGTCACTGGGCGATGGCGAACTTGTCGGCATTGTCGGCCCAAACGGCTGCGGCAAGAGTACGCTGTTGAAGTTGATGTCGGGCGCACTGCGACCCGTGACCGGTACCGTCCGAATCGGTGGCCTCGCGTCGAACGCGCTCAGGCCTATGCAACGGGCGCGTATCGTCGCGTTTCTGCCGCAATCGGTGAACCCTATCTTCTCGATGCGCGTGAGCGAGGCCGTGGGTCTGGGGCGGTTTCCGCACGTCGGCGCGTTTGGGACCTTGAGCGCGCACGACCGCGCCGTGACGGACCGCTGCCTGACCGAGACGGAGACGGCGACGCTGCGCGATCGGGACTTTCTATCGTTATCCGGCGGCGAGCGCCAACGCGTGCTGCTCGCAAGTGTGCTCGCTCAAGAGCCGCGCGCGCTGTTGCTGGACGAGCCCACCTCGTCGCTCGACATTCACCACCAGATCGAAATTTTCGCCCTGTTGCGGCGGATCCGGAACGACCACCGCGGCATCGCCGTGGTGACGCACGACATCAACCTCGCCGCGCGGTTCTGCGATCGCATCCTGCTGTTGGGCTGCGCGTCGCGCGGCATCCTGGCTTCGGGCTGCGCCGGCGAGGTCGTTACCGAGCCGCTGCTGTCCCGAGCGTACGGCGCGGCAATTCGTGTGTGCGCGCACCCGCTGACGGGTACGCCGCTGGTGACCGTCGATGCGCTCGCGGAGCCCCGGCAATGA
- a CDS encoding GNAT family N-acetyltransferase, translated as MRIREAAREDREAIERLVNAGARDVRKRIGPHPPPVKSEDLSVRGCRGLVAVAAGRIVGSVTYRVRGGRLHLFNLVVDAKHRGNGVARALVLELEDVARRDRAKQITLQTVAELGVEPMFEKLGYRVKSAKREFLFSSDQKRALTTVYMVKRLGKSPGPVLGD; from the coding sequence GTGCGCATTCGGGAGGCGGCACGCGAGGATCGCGAGGCGATCGAACGGCTTGTGAACGCGGGCGCGCGCGACGTTCGAAAGCGAATCGGTCCGCACCCGCCCCCGGTTAAATCGGAGGACTTGAGCGTTCGCGGCTGCCGGGGATTGGTGGCCGTCGCCGCCGGGCGAATCGTCGGCAGCGTCACGTACCGCGTGCGCGGTGGGCGGCTCCATTTGTTCAACCTTGTCGTCGATGCCAAACACCGCGGAAACGGCGTCGCGCGCGCGTTGGTGCTGGAACTCGAGGACGTCGCCCGGCGAGACCGCGCAAAGCAAATTACTCTCCAAACGGTCGCCGAGCTCGGGGTCGAGCCGATGTTCGAGAAACTGGGCTATCGGGTCAAGAGCGCCAAGCGCGAGTTCTTGTTTTCATCGGACCAGAAACGCGCATTGACCACCGTATATATGGTAAAACGCTTGGGGAAATCCCCCGGACCCGTACTTGGAGACTGA
- a CDS encoding ROK family protein, which yields MSKAFQLVKPSHVPVLDEGFRPAVLANRAFSREVDESGVGVPLVLGLERADGSVSRFETRVFPEGHVRASANLMYVERIVKFLLWQRGGWKVYVGGPKSIGAHIAATYAPEGARAFDYQFMGQDVYERTFTVVTCSADEVPAEKETTRPLGRHLDGYRIGFDLGASDRKVSAVVNGEAIYSEEVVWEPRKHGDPSYHYNEILAALKSAASKLPRVDAIGGSSAGVIINSRPMIASLFRSVPKDRFGEVHDIFLRIRKEFGVPVEVVNDGEVTALAGSMSLEDNGVLGIALGSSEAGGYVTMDGNITGWLNELAFAPIDYNPAAPADEWSGDRGVGALYFSQQCVFRLAPAAGISLPPDVTDAEKLKFVQEKLEAGDKGAENIWRTMGVYMGYGLAHYADFYDLKHVLVLGRCTSGRGGDLIVDGAHEVINTEFPALAERVQVQLPDEKARRVGQSIAAASLPAL from the coding sequence ATGTCCAAAGCGTTTCAACTCGTCAAACCGAGTCACGTCCCGGTGTTGGACGAGGGGTTCCGCCCGGCGGTGCTCGCCAACCGCGCGTTCTCGCGGGAAGTGGACGAGTCGGGCGTGGGCGTGCCGCTGGTGCTCGGATTGGAGCGCGCGGACGGGTCGGTGTCGCGGTTCGAGACGCGCGTGTTTCCCGAAGGCCACGTCCGCGCAAGCGCGAACCTGATGTACGTCGAGCGAATCGTAAAGTTTTTACTGTGGCAGCGCGGCGGTTGGAAGGTGTACGTCGGCGGGCCAAAATCGATCGGCGCACACATTGCCGCGACGTACGCACCCGAAGGCGCGCGCGCGTTCGATTACCAGTTCATGGGACAGGACGTATATGAACGCACCTTTACCGTCGTTACGTGCAGCGCGGACGAAGTGCCGGCGGAAAAGGAAACAACGCGTCCGCTGGGACGGCACCTCGACGGCTACCGCATCGGGTTCGATCTGGGCGCATCGGACCGCAAGGTTTCCGCGGTCGTGAACGGCGAAGCCATCTACAGCGAGGAGGTGGTGTGGGAACCGCGCAAACACGGCGACCCCTCCTACCACTACAACGAAATACTTGCCGCGCTGAAGTCGGCCGCGTCGAAATTGCCGCGCGTAGACGCAATTGGCGGAAGCAGCGCCGGTGTCATCATCAACAGCCGCCCTATGATCGCGTCGCTGTTTCGTTCGGTGCCAAAGGACCGCTTCGGCGAAGTACACGACATTTTCCTGCGAATACGCAAGGAGTTCGGCGTGCCGGTCGAAGTGGTCAACGACGGCGAGGTGACGGCATTGGCCGGGTCCATGTCGCTCGAGGATAACGGCGTGCTCGGAATTGCGCTGGGGTCGAGCGAGGCGGGTGGTTACGTCACTATGGACGGCAACATCACCGGCTGGCTGAACGAGTTGGCGTTCGCGCCGATCGACTACAATCCTGCCGCGCCGGCGGACGAATGGAGCGGCGACCGCGGCGTCGGCGCGCTCTACTTTTCCCAGCAGTGCGTGTTTCGTCTCGCACCCGCCGCGGGTATTTCTCTGCCGCCGGACGTGACGGACGCGGAGAAGTTGAAGTTTGTGCAGGAGAAGTTGGAGGCAGGCGACAAAGGCGCCGAGAATATCTGGCGCACAATGGGCGTGTACATGGGGTACGGGCTCGCGCATTACGCCGACTTCTACGACCTGAAACACGTGCTCGTGCTCGGACGCTGCACGTCGGGCCGCGGTGGCGACCTGATTGTCGATGGAGCGCATGAGGTCATCAACACGGAATTTCCGGCGCTGGCGGAGCGGGTTCAGGTCCAGTTGCCGGACGAAAAGGCGCGGCGCGTCGGGCAATCGATAGCTGCGGCAAGTTTGCCCGCGCTGTAA
- a CDS encoding ABC transporter substrate-binding protein, translated as MPAQTGRTRKKIGFWLALFLLQAVASLGCDSSGSSRASARKGIITFGPNITETVFALGQGDRIVGVTDFCDYPPEAKSIQRVGGYLDPDLETITALAPELIILPGKMEKLAALAQQNGYRILNAHMDDVKSIHESVRAIGDALDCAQQAEALCARIDADLDAVRKSTRGKPRPKVLLINTRQSHDLNNLFTVGRLSFMSELTDIAGGDNIFNDADNPYFEASKESVVARAPDVIVEFHAGENLSPEEQARYIADWDELSTVPAVQNGRVHLFLESYGLRPGPRVGLIAKQLSEMLHPAAGEKEL; from the coding sequence ATGCCAGCGCAAACAGGCCGCACACGCAAAAAAATCGGGTTCTGGCTGGCGCTCTTCCTGCTGCAGGCCGTCGCGTCGCTGGGTTGCGATTCCTCAGGAAGCAGTCGGGCGTCTGCCCGTAAGGGAATCATCACGTTTGGTCCTAACATCACGGAGACCGTCTTCGCCCTTGGGCAGGGCGATCGCATCGTCGGCGTCACGGATTTTTGCGATTACCCACCGGAGGCCAAATCGATTCAACGTGTCGGCGGGTATCTCGACCCCGACCTCGAGACAATTACCGCGCTTGCACCGGAATTGATCATCCTTCCGGGAAAGATGGAAAAGTTGGCGGCCCTCGCGCAGCAGAATGGGTATCGTATTCTGAACGCGCACATGGATGACGTGAAGTCGATCCATGAAAGTGTCCGCGCGATCGGCGACGCGCTCGATTGCGCGCAGCAGGCGGAAGCACTGTGCGCAAGAATCGACGCCGATCTCGACGCGGTGCGCAAGTCCACGCGGGGAAAACCCCGGCCGAAGGTGCTCCTGATCAACACGCGCCAGAGCCACGACCTCAACAATCTGTTTACCGTGGGGCGCCTGTCGTTCATGTCCGAGTTGACGGACATCGCCGGAGGCGACAATATCTTCAACGACGCCGATAACCCGTATTTCGAGGCGTCGAAGGAGAGTGTCGTGGCGCGCGCGCCGGATGTGATCGTCGAGTTTCACGCGGGCGAGAATCTTTCGCCCGAGGAGCAGGCCCGCTACATTGCGGACTGGGACGAGCTAAGCACCGTGCCCGCGGTTCAGAACGGGCGCGTGCACCTCTTCCTCGAATCGTATGGGCTTCGGCCCGGGCCACGTGTGGGGCTTATCGCGAAACAACTCTCGGAGATGCTCCATCCCGCAGCCGGTGAGAAAGAGCTGTGA
- the queF gene encoding NADPH-dependent 7-cyano-7-deazaguanine reductase QueF, with product MPFSGPEAIDAACLECFEYEYADKPVAQRVDIVTTTDEFTSVCPFSGLPDFATVTITYTPNRHCIELRSLKYYLMSYRNVGIWYEHLVNRMLDDLVKACKPKCMKIEIACKPRGGLSSTVSANWSET from the coding sequence ATACCGTTCTCCGGCCCGGAAGCAATCGACGCGGCATGCCTCGAATGCTTCGAGTACGAATACGCCGACAAGCCGGTCGCGCAGCGCGTCGATATCGTGACCACCACCGACGAGTTTACGTCGGTGTGCCCTTTCTCCGGTCTACCTGATTTTGCCACGGTGACTATTACGTACACCCCCAACCGCCACTGCATCGAACTGCGCTCGCTGAAGTATTATTTGATGTCCTACCGAAACGTTGGTATCTGGTACGAGCACCTCGTCAATCGAATGCTTGACGACCTCGTGAAAGCGTGCAAACCGAAATGCATGAAGATCGAGATCGCGTGCAAACCCCGCGGCGGCCTGTCGTCTACCGTCAGCGCGAACTGGAGCGAAACATAG
- a CDS encoding iron ABC transporter permease encodes MKSRAVAILLCAIVCAALVLASIAIGTESIDLRDAFTQWRSGADLAGARELNIVLTLRLPRTLLALLAGAGLALAGCAFQALLRNPLATPYTLGIDSFAALGAYTATVLGAGTAMNVLGYSLVQVAAFAAATLDVLIIYAMATRARRMSPLVLLLAGVTLGLLANSGILFLRYLAKPEQLINMDRWLMGGVDLIGYEPVWTLLIGIVPCALVLLAQAARFDQLGFGEDLAAGRGVDVRRLQVTTFLVCSIMTGVIVSKVGPIGFVGLVVPHAVRTITGSRHRVLMPMSMVAGGAFLCLCDIIARKAMTGETPIGIITSIVGAPFFLYLLVRRRFADWDSQ; translated from the coding sequence ATGAAGTCGCGCGCGGTAGCGATTCTACTATGCGCAATCGTGTGCGCGGCGCTCGTGCTCGCGAGTATTGCGATCGGCACGGAATCCATCGACCTGCGCGACGCGTTCACCCAATGGCGATCCGGTGCAGACCTTGCCGGCGCGCGCGAACTTAATATCGTCCTGACACTGCGCCTGCCGCGCACCCTGCTCGCTTTGCTGGCAGGCGCAGGGCTTGCCCTGGCCGGGTGCGCGTTTCAGGCGCTGTTGCGCAATCCGCTCGCGACGCCGTATACGCTGGGCATTGATAGCTTCGCCGCGCTTGGCGCATACACGGCAACCGTGCTCGGCGCGGGCACGGCGATGAATGTGCTTGGCTACTCGTTAGTGCAGGTTGCCGCGTTCGCCGCGGCGACACTCGACGTCTTGATCATATACGCGATGGCCACCCGCGCGCGGCGCATGTCGCCGCTGGTGCTACTGCTCGCGGGAGTGACGCTGGGATTGCTCGCAAACTCCGGAATCTTGTTCCTGCGCTATCTTGCGAAACCGGAGCAACTCATCAACATGGACCGCTGGCTCATGGGCGGCGTCGACCTCATCGGGTATGAGCCGGTGTGGACGCTGCTCATTGGCATCGTCCCGTGCGCGCTAGTCCTCCTCGCGCAGGCGGCCCGCTTCGATCAATTGGGGTTCGGCGAGGATCTTGCCGCGGGCCGCGGCGTGGACGTGCGCCGGCTGCAAGTGACAACGTTTCTCGTCTGCTCGATCATGACCGGCGTCATCGTGTCGAAAGTCGGACCCATCGGGTTTGTCGGCCTCGTGGTACCGCACGCCGTGCGGACAATCACCGGCTCGCGCCATCGCGTGCTCATGCCCATGAGCATGGTCGCGGGCGGCGCATTCTTATGTTTGTGCGACATCATCGCACGCAAAGCAATGACCGGCGAAACGCCGATTGGTATCATCACGTCAATCGTCGGCGCGCCCTTCTTCCTATACCTTCTCGTGCGGAGGCGATTCGCGGATTGGGACAGCCAGTAG
- a CDS encoding SDR family oxidoreductase gives MGYFITGATGFIGGELVGLLAKRKGTIYALVRPESEHKLDALRKKLGLKADRLAAVRGDLTKPHLGVRKDVMTKLEGKVKHFFHVAAHYDMMSDDEELQIHVNVEGTREAITLAEAIKAKCFHHMSSVAVAGLFQGYWQEDMFEEAEEFDQPYFKSKRLAEGVVRAECKIPYRIYRPGIVVGNSKTGEIPKADGPYYLFKFLQRVRNALPSWVPLVGLEGGRINIVPVDYVVAATDYLAHKGGLNGRTFHLTDPQPYRSGEALNIFAKASRAPQFAMRIDARMLDIIPKNMRDLILQLPPVKRLIESILRDLGVPKETLQYINYPTRFDCRDTQRALEGSGIACPRLDTYAPAIWDYWERNLDPDANRDRTLAGAVHGKVVVITGASSGIGKATALKVGAAGGIVCLVARREDMLKEVQSEIKAAGGEAHVYPVDLSVLKHCDEVLEKVMADHGRVDILINNAGKSIRRSIKQSYERFHDFERLMQINYFAAVRLIMGVLPHMSERRQGHIINVSTLGVLANSPRFSGYIASKAALDAFARCVQAEFLDKDVKFTTINMPLVRTPMIDPTRLYEHVPALTEAEAADMLVEAIIYRPKRIATRLGVFAQVMTTLLPGLSDVVLNTAYKLFPDSAKAKDEAEPKDDAVSPEAMVFAALMRGIHW, from the coding sequence ATGGGCTATTTCATTACGGGGGCGACGGGCTTCATCGGCGGTGAGTTGGTGGGCCTGCTGGCTAAGCGCAAGGGTACGATCTATGCGCTGGTGCGGCCCGAATCCGAGCATAAGCTGGACGCGCTGCGGAAGAAGCTGGGCTTGAAGGCGGACCGTCTTGCCGCCGTGCGCGGCGACCTGACCAAACCCCACCTTGGCGTGCGCAAGGACGTAATGACCAAGCTTGAAGGGAAGGTCAAACACTTCTTCCACGTTGCGGCGCACTACGACATGATGAGCGACGACGAGGAGCTTCAAATCCATGTGAACGTCGAGGGCACGCGCGAGGCGATCACGCTTGCCGAGGCAATCAAAGCAAAATGTTTTCACCACATGAGCAGCGTTGCCGTGGCGGGCCTGTTCCAAGGTTATTGGCAAGAGGACATGTTCGAGGAGGCGGAGGAGTTCGACCAGCCGTACTTCAAATCGAAACGCCTTGCGGAAGGCGTTGTGCGCGCGGAGTGCAAGATTCCGTATCGCATCTACCGCCCCGGCATTGTCGTCGGCAACTCGAAGACCGGCGAAATACCGAAGGCCGATGGGCCGTATTACCTGTTCAAGTTCCTGCAGCGCGTGCGCAATGCGCTGCCGTCATGGGTGCCGCTGGTCGGTCTCGAAGGCGGGCGCATTAACATCGTGCCGGTTGATTACGTTGTCGCCGCTACGGACTACCTTGCGCACAAGGGCGGGCTGAACGGCCGCACATTTCATCTCACCGATCCGCAGCCGTACCGTTCCGGCGAGGCGCTGAACATTTTTGCGAAAGCGTCGCGCGCGCCGCAGTTCGCCATGCGCATCGACGCGCGCATGCTCGACATCATTCCGAAGAACATGCGCGATTTGATTCTGCAGTTGCCGCCGGTGAAACGCCTCATCGAGTCGATTCTGCGCGACCTCGGCGTGCCCAAGGAAACACTTCAGTACATCAACTATCCGACGCGATTCGATTGCCGTGATACGCAACGCGCGCTCGAGGGTTCGGGCATTGCCTGCCCGCGGCTGGACACGTACGCGCCGGCCATTTGGGATTATTGGGAGCGCAACCTCGATCCGGACGCCAACCGGGACCGCACGCTCGCGGGCGCTGTACACGGAAAGGTCGTCGTGATCACCGGCGCATCCAGCGGGATCGGCAAGGCCACGGCGCTGAAGGTTGGCGCAGCCGGAGGTATCGTTTGCCTTGTTGCGCGCCGCGAAGACATGCTCAAGGAAGTACAAAGCGAGATTAAGGCGGCGGGCGGCGAAGCGCACGTGTATCCCGTCGACTTGTCCGTGTTAAAGCACTGCGACGAGGTACTCGAGAAGGTGATGGCGGACCATGGGCGCGTCGATATCCTTATCAATAATGCGGGCAAATCGATTCGCCGTTCGATCAAGCAGTCGTACGAGCGATTCCATGATTTCGAGCGTCTGATGCAGATCAATTACTTCGCCGCGGTGCGCCTCATTATGGGCGTGCTGCCGCATATGTCGGAACGCAGGCAGGGCCACATCATCAACGTGTCCACACTCGGCGTCCTTGCAAACTCGCCGCGCTTCTCCGGCTATATCGCGTCGAAGGCCGCTCTCGACGCCTTCGCGCGCTGCGTGCAGGCCGAGTTCCTCGACAAGGACGTGAAGTTCACGACGATCAACATGCCGCTCGTGCGCACGCCGATGATCGATCCCACGCGCCTGTACGAACATGTGCCCGCGCTTACGGAGGCGGAAGCCGCGGACATGCTGGTCGAAGCCATCATCTATCGTCCGAAACGCATTGCCACGCGGTTGGGCGTGTTTGCGCAGGTCATGACGACGCTGCTGCCCGGCCTCTCGGACGTGGTGCTGAACACCGCGTACAAGCTGTTCCCGGATTCCGCGAAGGCGAAGGACGAAGCGGAGCCGAAGGACGACGCCGTTTCGCCCGAGGCGATGGTGTTTGCCGCGTTGATGCGCGGGATACATTGGTAG